In Dryocola sp. LX212, the genomic stretch GAGGTGAAAACCGCCATGGTGCTGAAGGCGAAAGACACCATCGCCCGTGGCTGTCTGGAGTACGACGTCAGCTACACCGATATCACCGCCTCGTTCATGGCTATCCGCAAGACCATGACCGGCAGCGGACGCAGCAGCACCTATGAGGCCAGCCGCAGCGACGAGGCCAGCCACGCGGACGTCGCCTGGGCCACCATGCACGCCCTGTTAAACGAGCCACTCACCGCCGGCAGCGGCAACGCATCCACCTCAATTCTGGAGTTCAACTGATGGGTAAGAAATCGAAAAACCACGCGGCTAAAAAAGCCGTTGCCACCGCAGCTGCGCCGCAAAAAATGGAAGCTTTTACCTTTGGTGAGCCTTCGCCGGTGCTCGACCGCCGCGACATCCTGGACTACACCGAGTGCGTCGGTAACGGCAGATGGTACGAGCCGCCGGTGAGCTTTACGGGGCTGGCGAAAACGCTGCGCGCCGCCGTGCACCACAGCTCGCCGATTTACGTGAAGCGCAATATCCTCGCCTCCACGTTTATCCCGCACCCGCTGCTTTCACAGCAGGATTTCAGCCGCTTCGCGCTGGATTTTCTGGTGTTCGGCAACGCGTTTTTAGAGAAGCGTATGAGCGTTACCGGCAAGCTGCTCAGGCTTGAAACCTCACCGGCCAAATACACCCGCAGGGGGACGGATGAGGACGCCTACTGGTTCGTACAGTCGTTTGTCACCCCGCATGCGTTCGCGCCGGGCTCGGTGTTTCACCTGCTGGAGCCGGATATTAATCAGGAGCTGTACGGCCTGCCGGAATACCTCAGCGCGCTTAACTCTGCATGGCTGAATGAGTCGGCCACGCTGTTCCGCCGTAAGTATTACCAGAACGGTGCGCACGCCGG encodes the following:
- a CDS encoding phage portal protein gives rise to the protein MGKKSKNHAAKKAVATAAAPQKMEAFTFGEPSPVLDRRDILDYTECVGNGRWYEPPVSFTGLAKTLRAAVHHSSPIYVKRNILASTFIPHPLLSQQDFSRFALDFLVFGNAFLEKRMSVTGKLLRLETSPAKYTRRGTDEDAYWFVQSFVTPHAFAPGSVFHLLEPDINQELYGLPEYLSALNSAWLNESATLFRRKYYQNGAHAGYIMYVTDAAQSSTDVEALREAMRSSKGLGNFKNLFFYAPNGKPDGIKIVPLSEVATKDDFFNIKKASAEDLMSAHRVPPQMMGVIPNNTGGFGDVVKAAQVFVRNELTPLQERIKEVNDWIGEEVIRFKPYELTPTE